Proteins encoded by one window of Sphingosinicella sp. BN140058:
- a CDS encoding SGNH/GDSL hydrolase family protein produces MRRLHSLASILPLLVLVAASPAQVRLPVTIGGRVIAEAGGSFTFGWPGVYFEGRFRGTAVRVVFDAPAEHLRLLIDGKVTRVFRKPGKADVVIDRLPSGDHRIRLEKLTESQTGGARFHGFFPAAGSKPLPTRPRKRQIEFIGDSYTVGYGNSSATRTCTPEQIHDTTDTQQAFGPIVARHFDADYRINAYSGFGIVRNYGGSSSGLSLPTLYPRLKPDDPAHLEAANAGWRPQVIVINLGTNDFSTPLKAGEPWADQEALRAAYRARYAAFISDLGRRQPQARFILMASDKFFSDVEAVAASLNKVAGVKVIQFNGLDLGGCDWHPSLADDLKLASLVQQAIGPY; encoded by the coding sequence ATGCGGCGACTGCATTCCCTGGCTTCCATTCTTCCGCTGCTCGTGCTCGTCGCAGCGTCCCCGGCGCAAGTTAGGCTGCCGGTCACGATCGGCGGCCGCGTCATCGCCGAGGCGGGTGGCAGTTTCACCTTCGGGTGGCCCGGAGTTTACTTCGAGGGTCGGTTCCGCGGCACGGCCGTGCGGGTCGTCTTCGACGCACCAGCCGAGCATCTTCGCCTTCTGATCGACGGCAAGGTGACGCGCGTGTTCCGAAAACCCGGCAAGGCCGACGTCGTCATCGATCGGCTTCCCTCCGGCGATCACCGCATCCGACTGGAGAAGCTGACCGAGAGTCAGACCGGCGGTGCCAGGTTCCACGGTTTCTTTCCGGCGGCAGGCAGCAAGCCGCTGCCGACGCGGCCTCGAAAGCGCCAGATCGAGTTCATCGGCGACTCGTACACCGTCGGCTACGGCAATAGCTCCGCAACGCGGACGTGCACCCCCGAGCAGATCCATGACACGACCGACACGCAGCAGGCTTTCGGGCCGATCGTGGCACGACATTTCGACGCCGATTATCGAATCAACGCCTATTCGGGGTTCGGGATCGTTCGCAATTACGGCGGCAGCAGTTCCGGCCTGAGTCTGCCGACCCTCTATCCCCGCTTGAAGCCGGACGACCCCGCGCACCTGGAGGCGGCCAATGCCGGGTGGCGCCCACAGGTGATCGTGATCAACCTTGGAACGAACGACTTTTCGACTCCGCTGAAGGCGGGCGAACCATGGGCGGATCAAGAGGCGCTGCGCGCTGCCTACCGAGCGCGCTACGCCGCCTTCATCAGTGACCTCGGCCGTCGTCAGCCGCAGGCACGCTTCATCCTCATGGCCTCCGACAAATTCTTCTCGGACGTCGAAGCTGTCGCTGCCTCCCTGAACAAGGTTGCCGGCGTCAAGGTGATCCAGTTCAACGGGCTCGATCTCGGTGGGTGCGACTGGCACCCTTCCCTGGCGGACGATTTGAAGCTGGCATCGCTCGTGCAACAAGCGATCGGACCCTATTAA
- a CDS encoding alpha/beta hydrolase produces MRLSFPFVLLLAFASAALGQSPAVPVTIPLWTDGAPGSETRRSEPEQAQDYWIKNVHNPSVTVFAADPRHANGASVVVVPGGGHRIIVWTSEGLAVAQALNRMGITVFVLKYRLAREEGSRYSIEGDALGDLRRAVRWVRANAKRYDLDTDRVGVMGFSAGGELVSMLADNKPAAGLPSPRDAVDRESARPDFQIQVFPGPLGVPANAVAGAPPAFITAGSLDQCCAEPAVTLYEQLRKASVPAELHMYANADHAFNLGEASNLLSILHWPERLHDWLLDSGFLDDRSRR; encoded by the coding sequence ATGAGGCTGAGCTTTCCGTTCGTGCTGCTGCTAGCGTTCGCGTCGGCAGCACTGGGGCAATCACCGGCGGTTCCGGTAACCATTCCCCTCTGGACGGATGGAGCGCCCGGTTCCGAGACTCGCCGCAGCGAACCGGAGCAAGCGCAGGACTATTGGATCAAGAACGTCCACAATCCCTCGGTTACGGTATTCGCGGCCGATCCTCGCCACGCCAACGGCGCGTCGGTCGTGGTCGTGCCGGGCGGGGGACATCGGATTATCGTCTGGACGAGCGAAGGCCTTGCGGTGGCGCAGGCGTTGAACCGCATGGGCATCACGGTGTTCGTATTGAAGTACCGGCTCGCTCGGGAAGAGGGGAGTCGCTACTCGATCGAAGGCGACGCACTCGGCGACCTGCGACGGGCGGTGCGCTGGGTGCGCGCGAACGCCAAGCGCTATGATCTCGATACCGATCGGGTCGGCGTCATGGGCTTTTCGGCCGGTGGGGAACTCGTCTCGATGCTTGCCGACAACAAGCCTGCGGCAGGGCTGCCGTCGCCGCGCGATGCCGTCGATCGCGAGAGCGCGCGACCCGACTTCCAGATCCAGGTTTTCCCTGGGCCGCTCGGCGTTCCTGCCAATGCAGTCGCCGGCGCACCGCCGGCGTTCATCACCGCCGGATCTCTCGACCAATGCTGCGCCGAACCGGCAGTAACCCTCTACGAGCAATTGCGGAAGGCGAGCGTACCAGCCGAGCTCCACATGTACGCCAATGCCGACCACGCCTTCAATCTGGGCGAGGCATCGAACCTGTTGTCGATCCTGCACTGGCCCGAACGTCTGCACGATTGGCTGCTGGACAGCGGCTTCCTCGACGATCGCAGCCGTCGATAG
- a CDS encoding GNAT family acetyltransferase, whose protein sequence is MSHTERSSIAITHYQDHHFNGVDSLWQEAFPNDPPHNRAEIAIPAKLAVQPELFLVAEDAGNVVGTVMAGYDGHRGWLYSVAVRLSHRGTGVASEMISAAEIRLAALGCTKVNLQVRAENEAVAHFYARLGYESEPRISMGKRLNPAA, encoded by the coding sequence GTGAGCCATACTGAAAGATCGTCGATCGCCATCACGCACTATCAGGACCATCACTTCAATGGTGTGGACTCATTGTGGCAGGAAGCGTTTCCGAACGATCCGCCGCACAACCGCGCCGAGATCGCCATTCCAGCCAAGCTCGCCGTCCAGCCGGAACTGTTTCTCGTCGCCGAGGATGCCGGCAACGTCGTCGGCACGGTCATGGCCGGCTATGATGGGCACCGCGGCTGGCTCTATTCGGTCGCGGTGCGGCTCAGCCACCGGGGCACGGGTGTGGCCTCGGAAATGATCTCGGCGGCTGAGATCCGACTGGCGGCACTTGGCTGCACCAAGGTCAATCTTCAGGTGCGGGCCGAGAATGAGGCAGTGGCGCATTTCTATGCGCGACTGGGTTACGAGAGCGAGCCGCGGATCAGCATGGGCAAGAGGTTGAACCCGGCCGCCTGA
- a CDS encoding DUF2218 domain-containing protein: MTETFKATASVPTSNGSRYLQQLCKHWTHNLDVQFTPEHGTVTFPKDARGADFPGDGIATLDARDNALEVRIDATSAEQLENLKDVLARHLDRFAFREAPLTFDWREAR; this comes from the coding sequence ATGACCGAGACATTCAAAGCGACAGCGTCGGTGCCGACTTCAAACGGCAGCCGCTACCTCCAGCAATTGTGCAAGCACTGGACCCATAATCTGGACGTCCAGTTCACGCCTGAGCATGGTACCGTGACCTTTCCGAAGGACGCACGCGGCGCAGATTTTCCCGGCGACGGGATCGCCACTCTCGACGCGCGGGACAACGCTCTGGAGGTTCGCATCGACGCGACGTCAGCCGAGCAGCTCGAGAATTTGAAGGACGTTCTCGCCCGGCACCTGGATCGCTTCGCATTTCGCGAAGCGCCCCTCACCTTCGACTGGCGCGAGGCGCGGTAG
- a CDS encoding glycoside hydrolase family 9 protein produces MSKGNGMLIALLAGTAAILSPSSAQAQTSGAGLSLGEAGYYESPGVNWLVFSNWYDGLFADSKISGVELIQRGARTATNGDVRLSATPGQWDPIGRLVDRKADARTGVVEARLEYPEHDFRYTIRAEPRGNQLRISIELPQALPAALQGKAGFNLEFLPSAYFRKSYMADDQAGTFPLYPAGTMMLTSERNAASGRSEGPGAEPLPLATGKAFVLAPEDPSRRVSVRTSDGSIQLFDGRNQAQNGWFVLRSLLPSGRTGRVLEWTVEASSAPGWLRPPVIGHSQLGYAPSETKIATIELDRNDRRRLAPRLLRLTSDGSTVPVSTGPAKPWGDYLRYRYLSFDFSKVREPGLYQLQYGETRTAPFRIGGTIYDDAWHPTLDVYFPVAMDHMFVNEAYRVWHGEPHKDDARQAPVNHEHIDLYRQGPTTDTRFAPGEHIPGLNVGGWLDAGDFDIRTQTQYAVIRSMVESWERFRPARDTTAIDQARRKVEMHVPDGAPDLLQQIRHGTLQLVAQYDAVGHAIHGIVEPDVGQYTHLGDASTKTDGLIYDPRLKPGEEKNGRSGTPDDRWAFTSRASALNYGSAAALAAASRALKGFDDTLASRALALAEQVWKEESGHPPHTFRHGNTTGGPLEAEELAAAVELLAATRKPVYAERVEALWPTISKTFTRDATTAVAAIPFMPSSYRAAIEPAVRAWAAESDKIAKANPYGVPITTTGWAGGGTVLDYGLATYALHKAFPDIVRPDAVFRALAFIHGNHPGSDVSFVSGVGTQSKEVAYGNNRADFSFIAGGVVPGVLILKPDFPENKEDWPFLWGENEYVVTEGAAYIQLVNAARDLLQGR; encoded by the coding sequence GTGTCCAAGGGTAACGGAATGTTGATCGCGCTGCTTGCAGGCACGGCTGCGATCCTCTCGCCGTCGTCAGCGCAGGCGCAGACATCGGGCGCCGGGCTGTCGCTTGGCGAGGCGGGCTATTACGAGAGCCCGGGCGTCAACTGGTTGGTGTTCAGCAACTGGTATGATGGCCTGTTCGCCGATTCCAAGATCAGCGGCGTCGAGCTCATTCAGCGCGGTGCGCGTACCGCCACCAATGGCGATGTCCGGCTGTCTGCGACGCCCGGTCAGTGGGATCCGATCGGCAGGTTGGTTGACCGGAAGGCGGACGCGCGTACCGGTGTCGTCGAGGCACGGCTCGAATATCCCGAACACGATTTCCGCTACACCATCCGTGCGGAGCCGCGCGGCAACCAGCTCCGGATCAGCATCGAGCTGCCGCAGGCGCTTCCTGCCGCCTTGCAGGGGAAGGCAGGCTTCAACCTCGAATTCCTGCCCTCCGCCTATTTCCGCAAGAGCTACATGGCCGACGATCAGGCCGGCACCTTCCCCCTCTACCCGGCCGGCACGATGATGCTGACGTCGGAGCGCAACGCGGCGAGCGGACGGAGCGAGGGCCCGGGCGCCGAGCCGCTCCCCCTTGCCACCGGAAAGGCCTTCGTGCTCGCGCCGGAGGATCCGTCCCGCCGGGTCAGTGTCCGCACCTCGGACGGAAGCATTCAGCTGTTCGACGGCCGTAACCAGGCGCAGAATGGCTGGTTCGTGCTGCGCTCGCTGCTGCCCTCCGGCCGCACCGGGCGCGTGCTCGAGTGGACGGTCGAGGCGTCGTCGGCGCCTGGCTGGCTGCGGCCGCCGGTGATCGGCCACTCCCAGCTCGGTTACGCCCCGTCCGAAACCAAGATCGCAACGATCGAACTCGACCGCAACGATCGTCGCCGCCTCGCGCCGCGGCTGCTCCGCCTCACGTCCGACGGCTCGACGGTGCCGGTGTCGACCGGACCGGCGAAGCCTTGGGGGGACTACCTACGCTATCGCTATCTCAGCTTCGACTTTTCGAAGGTACGCGAGCCCGGCCTCTATCAGCTCCAATATGGCGAGACCCGCACGGCGCCGTTTCGTATCGGCGGAACGATCTACGACGATGCGTGGCACCCCACGCTAGACGTCTACTTCCCCGTTGCGATGGACCACATGTTCGTCAACGAAGCGTATCGGGTCTGGCATGGCGAACCGCACAAGGACGATGCACGGCAGGCGCCCGTAAATCACGAGCATATCGATCTCTATCGGCAGGGGCCGACCACCGACACCAGGTTCGCACCCGGCGAGCACATCCCCGGCCTCAATGTCGGCGGCTGGCTCGATGCCGGCGATTTCGACATCCGGACTCAAACTCAATATGCCGTGATCCGCTCGATGGTGGAGAGCTGGGAACGGTTCCGCCCTGCACGCGACACGACCGCGATCGACCAGGCTCGGCGGAAGGTCGAAATGCACGTGCCCGATGGTGCGCCCGACCTCCTCCAGCAGATCCGCCATGGCACGCTGCAGCTGGTCGCGCAGTACGATGCGGTCGGTCACGCCATTCACGGCATCGTCGAGCCGGATGTCGGCCAATATACCCATCTCGGCGACGCTTCGACCAAGACCGATGGACTGATCTACGATCCCAGGCTGAAGCCGGGCGAAGAGAAAAACGGCAGGAGCGGCACGCCGGACGACCGTTGGGCTTTCACCAGCCGCGCCTCGGCCTTGAACTATGGCTCCGCCGCGGCGCTCGCCGCCGCGAGCCGCGCTCTCAAGGGCTTCGACGACACGCTTGCATCCCGCGCGCTGGCGCTGGCGGAGCAGGTATGGAAGGAGGAATCCGGCCATCCGCCGCACACCTTCCGGCACGGCAACACGACCGGCGGCCCGCTGGAGGCGGAGGAGCTTGCCGCGGCGGTCGAGCTGCTCGCGGCGACTCGCAAGCCTGTTTACGCGGAGCGCGTGGAGGCTCTCTGGCCGACCATTTCGAAGACCTTCACGCGCGACGCCACCACGGCTGTGGCGGCCATTCCCTTCATGCCGTCATCCTACCGCGCCGCCATCGAGCCGGCGGTGCGCGCCTGGGCGGCGGAATCGGACAAGATCGCAAAGGCAAATCCGTACGGGGTTCCGATCACGACCACCGGCTGGGCGGGCGGCGGTACCGTGCTCGATTACGGCCTCGCCACCTACGCTCTGCACAAGGCATTTCCGGACATCGTCAGGCCCGACGCGGTGTTCCGCGCCCTCGCCTTCATCCACGGCAACCACCCTGGATCGGACGTCTCGTTCGTTTCCGGTGTCGGCACGCAGTCGAAGGAAGTCGCCTACGGCAACAATCGTGCGGACTTCAGCTTCATCGCTGGCGGAGTAGTACCGGGAGTGCTGATCCTGAAGCCCGACTTCCCGGAAAATAAGGAGGATTGGCCGTTCCTCTGGGGCGAGAACGAATATGTTGTGACGGAAGGGGCCGCCTACATCCAGCTGGTCAACGCCGCGCGCGATCTGCTGCAAGGGCGTTGA
- a CDS encoding winged helix DNA-binding protein, which yields MGSRAGHGRGRQEAIVYDDAPFLLLFGHRRAFGRARDAAAAAGFRIGRETSCPLTAIRLAGEIAADAILVAADPEPGATAIHEFVDAAAVDSGMPIVVSGLNAADVHPISARRHGARVSFAPDGLSLLQRLHQIGARGSLRFHDAKNHGGPRLQQLSEEVGRIATILASLSEDDPIEDLERDDGLRIDAALVRSVIRVRRLRDHYFRSAMFADPAWDMLLDLYAARLERQRVAVSSLCIAAAVPATTALRWIKTMTDQRLFVRVADPQDGRRVFIELSDEAAAGLEAYLKAAQRICPLIV from the coding sequence ATGGGGTCGCGAGCAGGGCATGGCAGGGGTCGGCAGGAAGCCATCGTCTACGACGATGCGCCGTTCCTGCTTTTGTTCGGACACCGCCGGGCATTCGGTCGGGCGCGCGACGCCGCAGCTGCTGCCGGGTTCCGGATTGGCCGCGAGACGTCGTGCCCACTGACAGCGATCAGGTTGGCCGGCGAAATCGCAGCAGATGCCATTCTCGTCGCGGCCGACCCTGAGCCAGGCGCGACGGCGATCCACGAATTCGTCGATGCCGCAGCGGTCGACTCGGGGATGCCGATTGTCGTTTCCGGCCTGAATGCCGCAGACGTTCACCCGATATCGGCACGACGCCATGGCGCTCGGGTGTCGTTCGCTCCTGACGGGCTTAGCCTGCTGCAGAGGTTGCACCAGATCGGGGCACGCGGATCCTTGCGCTTTCACGATGCCAAGAATCATGGCGGTCCACGGCTCCAGCAACTCAGCGAGGAAGTCGGGCGGATCGCAACGATCCTCGCCTCTCTCTCGGAAGACGATCCGATCGAAGATCTGGAGCGAGACGACGGTTTGCGCATCGACGCGGCTCTGGTGCGCTCGGTCATTCGTGTTCGCAGGCTGCGGGATCATTATTTCCGCAGCGCGATGTTCGCCGATCCGGCGTGGGACATGCTGCTCGATCTCTACGCGGCAAGGTTGGAACGGCAGCGGGTTGCGGTCTCCAGCCTGTGTATCGCGGCGGCGGTGCCGGCGACCACGGCCTTGCGCTGGATCAAGACGATGACCGATCAGCGGCTGTTCGTCAGAGTCGCGGATCCGCAGGACGGCCGCCGGGTGTTCATCGAATTGTCGGATGAAGCCGCCGCCGGGCTAGAGGCTTATCTCAAGGCGGCCCAGCGCATCTGCCCGCTGATCGTCTGA
- a CDS encoding LD-carboxypeptidase: MHDRRTAIAGLGALAAALALPLDKAGAKTSLRKPPRLRPGDTVGLIEPAGFTDDAFDLALVKETISAMGLVPKAAPHLTARYGYLAGKDKERAADVNAMYADDAVRAVFAVRGGWGCARILPYLDFDRIRAHPKLLIGFSDITALHMAFAAKAGFTTIHGPNAASSWGKLSWDSFRSIAFDGATPVYSNPQASDDRLVQRMWRTRTFRPGRATGRLLGGNLTVLTALMGTPYLPDFNGAILFIEDTDEAEYRIDRMLTQLSLGGVLGKLAGVVFGQCTDCRNNGPSYSGFTLSEVLQQHLEPLGIPAFQGALIGHVANQFSIPVGAQAEIDAAEGTIRILEAAVS, from the coding sequence ATGCACGACCGACGCACTGCGATCGCCGGCCTAGGCGCGCTCGCCGCCGCTTTGGCGCTCCCGCTCGACAAGGCCGGGGCGAAGACCTCCTTGCGCAAGCCGCCCCGCCTGCGCCCCGGCGACACCGTCGGTCTCATCGAGCCGGCCGGTTTCACCGACGACGCCTTCGATCTGGCGCTGGTCAAGGAAACGATCTCGGCCATGGGCCTGGTGCCGAAGGCGGCGCCGCATCTCACCGCCCGCTACGGCTATCTTGCCGGCAAGGACAAGGAGCGGGCCGCGGACGTCAACGCAATGTATGCCGACGATGCCGTGCGCGCCGTCTTCGCAGTACGCGGCGGATGGGGCTGCGCCCGCATCCTCCCTTATCTCGATTTCGACCGCATTCGCGCGCATCCCAAGCTGCTGATCGGCTTCAGCGACATCACGGCGCTGCACATGGCGTTCGCGGCAAAAGCGGGCTTCACCACCATTCACGGCCCCAATGCCGCAAGCTCCTGGGGCAAATTGTCGTGGGACAGCTTCCGAAGCATCGCTTTCGACGGCGCGACCCCGGTCTACAGCAATCCGCAGGCCAGCGACGACCGGCTGGTCCAGCGCATGTGGCGGACCCGCACCTTCCGCCCGGGCAGGGCCACCGGCCGGCTGCTCGGCGGCAACCTGACGGTGCTTACCGCTCTTATGGGCACGCCCTATCTTCCCGACTTCAACGGGGCGATCCTGTTCATTGAAGATACGGACGAGGCCGAGTATCGCATCGATCGCATGCTCACCCAGCTGTCTTTGGGCGGCGTGCTCGGCAAGCTCGCCGGAGTCGTGTTCGGCCAATGCACGGACTGTCGCAACAATGGCCCTTCCTATAGCGGCTTCACTTTGTCCGAGGTGCTGCAACAGCATCTCGAGCCGCTCGGAATACCGGCTTTCCAGGGCGCGCTGATCGGCCACGTCGCCAATCAGTTCAGCATTCCAGTGGGTGCCCAAGCCGAGATCGACGCCGCAGAGGGCACGATCCGGATTTTGGAAGCGGCCGTCTCGTGA
- a CDS encoding PadR family transcriptional regulator, producing the protein MRGHWGHGGGEPFGGRGEGRRRRMFDGAELRLVLLKLISDQPRHGYDLIRDIEERTAGAYAPSAGVIYPTLTMLDDMGLIGEEKAEGTRKLFGATDAGRAELAARAEEVAALFQRLEGLGAERARVDRTPLRRAMGNLESVLRHRVGRGDIAPETVHQIVSLLDETAQKIERL; encoded by the coding sequence ATGCGGGGTCATTGGGGCCATGGCGGTGGTGAGCCCTTCGGCGGGCGCGGCGAAGGCCGGCGCCGACGGATGTTCGACGGCGCCGAGCTCCGCCTGGTCCTGCTCAAGCTCATCTCCGATCAACCGCGACACGGCTACGATCTGATCCGCGACATCGAGGAGCGCACCGCAGGCGCCTACGCGCCGAGCGCGGGCGTGATCTACCCGACGCTGACGATGCTGGACGACATGGGCCTGATCGGCGAGGAGAAAGCGGAGGGAACGCGCAAATTGTTCGGCGCGACCGATGCCGGGCGCGCAGAGCTCGCCGCCCGCGCGGAGGAAGTGGCGGCTCTGTTTCAGCGGCTGGAGGGGCTCGGTGCCGAGCGCGCCCGGGTCGATCGGACGCCTCTTCGCCGGGCGATGGGAAATCTGGAGAGCGTCTTGCGCCATCGCGTCGGCCGGGGCGACATCGCTCCCGAAACGGTCCACCAGATCGTCTCCCTGCTCGACGAAACTGCGCAGAAGATCGAGCGGCTCTGA
- a CDS encoding HAD family hydrolase, whose translation MPRSSILPHQLPTALDQHPEAAVLSLDCFDTLLWRNVHQPDDVFADLVKDGIDPGQRIMGERRARTEARINDDRYEVTFNEIYAKLMTNADEGVRSAAIARELAAEARHCFPFRPTVALMERAKASGLKVVIVSDTYLDNAQLTELLRAAAGEDVLALIDRIFCSSDYGKPKAAGLFVDVLAELGVEPGQILHLGDNPVADFDAPIKLGISALHLVQFDEATKERLRLETVGSSVFNSAVRGSMPAFQPHRAGLSIAQPLMEDPVSALGYAALGPVFYGFGRWLLDEAAELEARTGKPVRMLFLLRDGHLPHLVHQAIAPEATNASRGEISRLTSSAATLTTDDAVLRYAKVATLSGYPADYTLSRLLFPPAEVSRIIRSLPKKGDQGEALRRYLAKPQQLNQITRRSRAFCDRMIQHVRQATGIQPGETLMLVDLGYNGSVQNRVDKVLAEELGVHVAGRYLLLAENEVSGLDKKGFIDRRHYDDRALDALGSVVAVIEQLATVSQGSVVDYNADGSPIRLEYTISDSQTRIRDQVQTACVQFAKDVDGASHRRPASDDVAWTHGAAATLIRLMFLPTKQELTVLEAFDHDINLGTSSHVRLFDPEVAERELKRRGPFYLKHSERMYLPAELRGQGFPLTLMAMASWRLRLDVQHSEFSDRDIALPVMIADGNELSESIVRATPTHEGFFVASIPVGNGRFAIGAQFAKQYSWLQIESVWFTPTATFLNPRSMHASKDYDAPYHLEGIEEVAPGLLKCTEEAGFMLVPPPPSQADVVLHIAFRPIAPRVKAAADAHPAEPALVG comes from the coding sequence ATGCCCCGCAGCTCGATCCTGCCGCACCAACTGCCGACCGCGCTCGACCAACATCCGGAAGCGGCCGTTCTGTCGCTCGACTGCTTCGATACGCTGCTGTGGCGCAACGTCCACCAGCCGGACGACGTGTTCGCCGATCTGGTCAAGGACGGCATCGATCCCGGCCAGCGGATCATGGGCGAGCGTCGCGCACGCACCGAGGCGCGGATCAACGACGATCGTTACGAGGTCACCTTCAACGAAATCTACGCCAAGCTGATGACCAATGCGGACGAGGGCGTCCGCAGCGCCGCGATCGCCCGCGAACTCGCCGCCGAGGCGCGGCACTGCTTCCCGTTCCGCCCCACCGTGGCGCTGATGGAGCGTGCCAAAGCCAGCGGTCTCAAGGTGGTGATCGTCTCCGACACGTATCTCGACAATGCCCAGCTCACCGAACTTCTCCGTGCCGCCGCCGGCGAGGACGTGCTTGCGCTGATCGATCGGATCTTTTGTTCGTCCGATTACGGCAAGCCAAAGGCCGCGGGCCTGTTCGTCGACGTGCTCGCCGAGCTTGGCGTGGAGCCCGGCCAAATTCTCCACCTCGGCGACAATCCGGTTGCCGACTTCGATGCTCCGATCAAGCTTGGCATATCGGCCTTGCATCTCGTCCAGTTCGACGAAGCGACGAAGGAACGGCTCCGCCTGGAAACCGTAGGCTCCTCGGTGTTCAATTCGGCCGTGCGCGGTTCGATGCCGGCCTTTCAGCCGCATCGCGCCGGCCTCTCGATAGCCCAGCCGCTGATGGAGGATCCGGTTTCCGCGCTCGGCTATGCAGCGCTCGGCCCCGTCTTTTACGGCTTCGGTCGCTGGCTGCTCGACGAAGCGGCCGAGCTGGAAGCGCGCACCGGCAAGCCGGTTCGCATGCTCTTCCTGCTTCGCGACGGCCATCTGCCGCATCTCGTGCACCAAGCGATCGCGCCGGAAGCGACGAATGCCTCGCGGGGCGAGATCAGCCGCCTCACGTCTTCGGCCGCGACGTTGACCACCGACGATGCGGTTCTGCGCTATGCCAAGGTTGCCACGCTTTCGGGCTACCCGGCCGACTACACGCTGAGCCGCCTGCTGTTCCCGCCTGCGGAGGTCAGCCGCATCATCCGTTCTCTCCCGAAGAAGGGCGATCAGGGAGAGGCGCTTCGCCGGTACCTCGCCAAGCCGCAGCAGCTGAACCAGATCACGCGCCGTTCGCGCGCATTCTGCGACCGTATGATCCAGCACGTTCGCCAGGCGACAGGAATTCAGCCCGGCGAGACGCTTATGCTGGTCGATCTGGGTTATAACGGCTCGGTTCAGAATCGCGTCGATAAGGTGCTCGCAGAGGAACTCGGCGTCCATGTTGCAGGTCGCTATCTGCTGCTCGCGGAGAATGAGGTGAGCGGCCTCGACAAAAAGGGCTTCATCGATCGTCGCCATTATGACGACCGCGCGCTCGATGCACTGGGTTCAGTGGTCGCCGTGATCGAGCAGCTTGCGACCGTGAGCCAAGGCTCCGTCGTCGACTACAATGCCGACGGCTCGCCGATCCGCCTCGAATACACGATCAGCGACTCCCAGACCCGGATCCGCGATCAGGTGCAGACGGCATGCGTCCAGTTCGCGAAAGATGTTGACGGTGCTTCCCACCGGCGGCCCGCGTCGGACGACGTCGCCTGGACCCACGGTGCCGCCGCCACCCTGATCCGCCTGATGTTCCTGCCGACCAAGCAAGAGCTCACCGTACTCGAGGCGTTCGATCACGACATCAACCTCGGCACCTCCTCGCACGTCAGATTGTTCGACCCAGAGGTCGCTGAGCGTGAACTGAAGCGCCGTGGGCCTTTCTACCTCAAGCACAGCGAGCGCATGTATCTTCCTGCGGAACTGCGCGGCCAAGGCTTTCCGCTCACCCTGATGGCGATGGCCAGTTGGCGCTTGCGGCTGGACGTCCAGCATAGTGAGTTCAGCGACCGCGACATCGCCCTGCCGGTGATGATTGCCGACGGCAATGAGCTCAGCGAGAGTATCGTCCGGGCGACGCCGACGCACGAAGGCTTCTTCGTCGCATCGATCCCGGTCGGCAACGGACGGTTCGCCATCGGCGCGCAATTCGCCAAGCAATATTCCTGGCTGCAGATAGAATCGGTGTGGTTCACGCCGACTGCGACCTTCCTCAACCCGCGGAGCATGCACGCGTCCAAGGATTATGACGCGCCCTATCATCTGGAAGGGATCGAGGAAGTCGCCCCGGGGCTGCTCAAATGCACCGAGGAAGCGGGATTCATGCTCGTGCCGCCGCCGCCCTCGCAGGCCGACGTCGTCCTGCACATCGCCTTCCGTCCGATCGCGCCGCGCGTGAAGGCGGCGGCCGATGCGCATCCGGCGGAGCCGGCATTGGTCGGCTGA
- a CDS encoding LexA family transcriptional regulator produces MNVEQLRQLMEERGENQAGLARLIGITPDKMSKTLSGKRNLKLEEGNILRRYFGLDGREGERSRPHPLPIVGLVSAGAWREGFEHIRGYMPSPDGDLSSDSFVVIVEGDSMNKIVADGEAVIVDPSQRELLPRRYYVVRNASGETTFKQYQDQPARLEPCSTNTAHRTIYPGQEEFIVIGRVLKAVRDL; encoded by the coding sequence ATGAACGTCGAGCAACTTAGGCAGCTGATGGAGGAGCGTGGCGAAAACCAGGCGGGCCTCGCCCGGCTGATCGGGATCACGCCCGACAAGATGTCGAAGACGCTGAGCGGCAAGCGCAACCTGAAGCTGGAAGAGGGCAACATCCTTCGCCGCTACTTCGGTCTGGACGGCCGTGAAGGCGAACGAAGCCGCCCGCATCCGCTCCCGATCGTCGGCCTGGTGTCGGCCGGTGCTTGGCGCGAAGGCTTCGAGCATATCCGGGGGTACATGCCCAGCCCCGACGGAGATCTTAGCAGCGACTCCTTCGTCGTCATCGTCGAGGGCGATTCGATGAACAAGATCGTCGCCGATGGCGAAGCGGTGATCGTCGACCCCTCCCAGCGCGAGCTTCTACCGCGCCGCTATTACGTGGTTCGAAATGCCTCAGGTGAGACCACGTTCAAGCAATATCAGGATCAACCTGCTCGGCTCGAGCCCTGCTCCACCAACACGGCGCACCGCACGATCTACCCGGGACAGGAGGAGTTCATCGTCATCGGAAGGGTCTTGAAGGCGGTTCGGGATCTGTAG